Proteins from one Scyliorhinus canicula chromosome 6, sScyCan1.1, whole genome shotgun sequence genomic window:
- the LOC119967904 gene encoding syntaxin-3-like, translating to MFVDIAMLVENQGEIVDNIEANVMKSAEHVVSAKIETKKAVKYQSRARKKTIIIVVIVVGILAIVALIIGLSVGLNQ from the exons ATGTTCGTGGACATCGCCATGCTGGTGGAGAATCAG GGCGAGATCGTGGACAACATCGAGGCAAATGTCATGAAGTCGGCCGAGCATGTGGTGTCGGCCAAGATCGAGACCAAAAAAGCGGTCAAGTACCAAAGTCGGGCCCGCAAG AAAACCATCATCATTGTTGTCATTGTGGTCGGCATTTTGGCGATTGTGGCTCTGATTATCGGATTATCTGTGGGATTGAATCAGTGA